One Poseidonibacter antarcticus genomic window carries:
- a CDS encoding 4Fe-4S binding protein produces the protein MFRLFLIIFILFMSLTNINASMSKEQISNYIKNPMHLGKKDDKLPVWEVLDENNELHSYIFESFDYAPIAGFSGGKMNLLIRIDLEGNFLDVEVLDQDEPVFVSGLGIEPFIKFLKQYKGKSLKNSIKVGTSKDQTSSVHIDGVTKATASVKIANDIILGSAVQVAKTKLMGIAPKEIHHPKEDLFEKYTWNELLENKLITHIKVTKEQIENLFKGSDYILDLTDKEKNEIALDLYIADLSIPSVAKNLIKTSTQNEISDELRKTDEAILIFANGEFKFLTEKFIPRSSPDELGILQDGFNLNIRDGDYIIEFLDNIPKFEQSIILEVDKRYDFDPSSLWTLNIKTARGTDSIFLTPLAGYLSFDIEPIKKYFNIIKKEKETPLWLTSIYEQKVKLITLTLFLSFLFIMLYKYQTLLTKLRYKRTILLTFTLFFIGWYGQGQLSMVTVLGVVKAIVNSQSLMFLLYDPFSLIIWFFVFVSLAIWGRGTFCGWLCPYGTLQEFSHYLGRLLKLPRIRVSESLNNKLVYIKYVVLAALILSVIFAPNISEYLIEIEPFKTSITLIFDREIPYVLYALFWLFLGMFLFKGFCRYFCPLGAFLSLMGRLKILDWLPRRAECGNPCNNCHKSCNYQAIDKKSGAIKYADCFQCLDCVQIYSDANLCKILKKDAKKEKDMLIKEWRKTNG, from the coding sequence ATGTTCCGTTTATTTCTTATAATCTTTATTCTATTTATGTCCCTTACAAATATTAATGCTTCTATGAGTAAAGAACAGATAAGTAATTATATCAAAAATCCAATGCACCTTGGTAAAAAGGATGATAAATTACCCGTTTGGGAAGTCTTAGATGAAAATAATGAACTTCATTCATATATCTTTGAAAGCTTTGATTATGCACCAATAGCTGGTTTTTCTGGTGGTAAAATGAATTTACTTATTAGAATTGATTTAGAAGGTAATTTTTTAGATGTAGAAGTTTTAGACCAAGATGAACCTGTATTTGTTTCAGGTTTGGGAATTGAACCTTTTATAAAATTTTTAAAACAATATAAAGGTAAATCTTTAAAAAATAGTATCAAAGTTGGAACATCAAAAGATCAAACAAGTTCTGTACATATTGATGGTGTTACAAAAGCGACTGCATCTGTTAAAATAGCAAATGATATTATTTTAGGTTCTGCTGTCCAAGTTGCAAAAACAAAACTTATGGGTATAGCTCCAAAAGAAATACATCATCCCAAAGAAGATTTATTTGAAAAGTATACATGGAATGAACTATTAGAAAATAAATTAATCACACATATTAAAGTTACAAAAGAACAAATTGAAAATCTTTTTAAAGGTAGTGATTATATCTTAGATTTAACAGATAAAGAAAAGAATGAAATTGCCTTAGATTTATATATAGCTGATCTAAGTATTCCTAGTGTAGCAAAAAATCTTATCAAGACATCTACTCAAAACGAAATAAGTGATGAATTAAGAAAAACAGATGAAGCTATATTAATATTTGCAAATGGGGAATTTAAATTTTTAACAGAAAAGTTTATTCCAAGATCATCACCTGATGAGCTTGGAATACTACAAGATGGTTTTAATCTAAATATTAGAGATGGTGATTATATTATTGAATTTTTGGATAATATTCCTAAATTTGAACAATCAATAATCTTAGAAGTTGATAAAAGATATGACTTTGATCCTTCATCTTTATGGACATTAAATATAAAAACTGCAAGAGGAACAGATAGTATATTTTTAACTCCTTTGGCTGGTTATTTAAGTTTTGATATAGAACCAATAAAAAAATATTTTAATATTATAAAAAAAGAAAAAGAAACTCCTTTATGGTTAACATCAATATATGAGCAAAAAGTAAAACTAATTACTTTAACATTGTTTTTAAGTTTCTTATTTATTATGCTTTATAAGTATCAAACACTTCTTACAAAATTAAGATACAAAAGAACAATACTACTAACATTTACACTATTTTTTATAGGTTGGTATGGACAAGGGCAACTTAGTATGGTTACTGTTTTAGGAGTTGTAAAAGCCATTGTAAATTCTCAAAGTTTAATGTTTTTACTTTATGATCCATTTTCACTTATAATTTGGTTTTTTGTTTTTGTATCACTAGCTATTTGGGGAAGAGGAACTTTTTGTGGTTGGTTATGTCCTTATGGTACATTACAAGAATTTTCACACTATCTTGGAAGATTATTAAAACTTCCTAGAATAAGAGTATCAGAAAGTTTAAATAACAAACTTGTTTATATAAAATATGTAGTTTTAGCTGCATTAATTTTATCAGTAATTTTTGCACCAAATATTAGTGAATATTTAATAGAAATCGAACCTTTCAAAACTTCAATTACCTTAATTTTTGATAGAGAAATTCCTTATGTTTTATATGCACTATTTTGGTTGTTTTTGGGGATGTTCTTATTTAAAGGCTTTTGTAGATATTTCTGTCCATTAGGTGCATTTCTTTCGCTAATGGGAAGGCTAAAAATACTTGACTGGTTACCAAGACGAGCTGAATGTGGAAACCCTTGTAATAACTGTCATAAATCTTGTAATTATCAAGCAATTGATAAAAAAAGTGGCGCTATTAAATATGCAGATTGTTTTCAATGTTTAGATTGTGTACAAATATATAGTGATGCAAACCTTTGTAAGATTTTAAAAAAAGATGCGAAGAAAGAAAAAGATATGTTGATTAAAGAATGGAGAAAAACTAATGGCTAA
- a CDS encoding DUF507 family protein has protein sequence MRMKTHHTPYISRRITRDLLTCEFVEIRKEKNSIEAQIERILDEDINKEYDLDEKVDDILDEQEEEIEFHHADRRQLFWMTKKRLANDFGVILNNEDRFSDIAHQILDYLWDEDYIHYTCSDNKIKNVIFTSIDEFMKGFEEADSDVLAKIKTYKRKLIPGTEDYDTVYHRLYEEELIKRGLI, from the coding sequence ATGAGAATGAAAACACACCATACACCATATATTTCAAGAAGAATCACAAGGGATTTATTAACTTGTGAATTTGTTGAAATTAGAAAAGAAAAGAATAGTATTGAAGCTCAAATTGAGAGAATCTTAGATGAAGATATCAATAAAGAATATGATTTAGATGAAAAAGTTGATGATATTCTTGACGAACAAGAAGAAGAAATAGAATTTCATCATGCAGATAGAAGACAGTTATTTTGGATGACTAAAAAAAGATTAGCAAATGATTTTGGTGTAATTTTGAATAATGAAGATAGATTTTCTGATATTGCACATCAAATTTTAGATTATTTATGGGATGAAGATTATATCCATTATACATGTTCTGATAATAAAATTAAGAATGTAATCTTTACTTCAATTGATGAATTTATGAAAGGTTTTGAAGAAGCAGATTCTGATGTTTTAGCTAAAATTAAAACATATAAAAGAAAACTAATTCCAGGAACTGAAGATTATGATACGGTTTATCATAGATTATACGAAGAAGAATTAATAAAAAGGGGATTGATATAA
- a CDS encoding FAD:protein FMN transferase: MANLYKSNLSRRKFLTISATSIALALSPSILNAKTNQEKITWSGTALGAQSNMTLFHKNPTFAKETLSICVNEIKRLENIFSLFIPNSSISKLNKNGILKNPPKELVEVLSFANTISEQTNGAFDVTVQPLWLAYSKYFNKKDRLQKAINKAKKLISYKNIQINEEKISFKKTNVQITLNGIAQGYITDKITNILRQKGFTNVLVDLGEFNSIGGYDKNRDWNIATPYLKDISYLKLNNQAIASSGGYGTRFNKKYHHLFDAKTGTSANYVNSCTVKAKNAMLADAIATSVCVMQKNKSIELKKIYPNIEIYTS; the protein is encoded by the coding sequence ATGGCTAATTTATATAAAAGTAACTTATCAAGAAGAAAGTTTTTAACAATATCCGCAACATCAATTGCACTTGCTTTAAGTCCAAGTATTCTTAATGCAAAAACAAATCAAGAAAAAATTACATGGAGTGGAACTGCTTTAGGTGCACAATCAAATATGACACTTTTTCATAAAAACCCTACTTTTGCAAAAGAAACTTTAAGTATTTGTGTAAATGAAATAAAAAGATTAGAAAATATTTTCTCACTTTTTATTCCAAACTCTTCTATTTCAAAATTAAATAAAAATGGAATACTAAAAAATCCACCAAAAGAATTAGTAGAAGTTTTAAGCTTTGCTAATACAATATCAGAACAAACAAATGGTGCTTTTGATGTAACAGTTCAACCTTTATGGTTAGCTTATTCTAAATATTTTAATAAAAAAGATAGATTACAAAAAGCAATCAATAAAGCTAAGAAACTAATATCTTATAAAAATATTCAAATAAATGAAGAAAAAATTAGCTTTAAAAAAACAAATGTTCAAATTACACTAAATGGTATTGCGCAAGGATATATCACAGATAAAATCACTAATATTTTAAGACAAAAAGGTTTTACAAATGTATTAGTTGATTTGGGTGAATTTAATAGTATTGGTGGATATGATAAAAATAGAGACTGGAATATAGCAACACCATATTTAAAAGATATTTCTTATTTAAAACTAAATAATCAAGCAATAGCAAGTTCAGGGGGATATGGCACAAGATTTAATAAAAAGTATCATCATTTATTTGATGCTAAAACAGGAACTAGTGCAAATTATGTAAATTCATGTACAGTAAAAGCCAAAAATGCAATGTTAGCAGATGCAATAGCAACTTCAGTTTGTGTAATGCAAAAAAATAAAAGTATAGAATTAAAGAAAATATATCCAAATATTGAAATATATACTTCTTAG
- a CDS encoding phosphatidylglycerophosphatase A family protein — translation MNLRKFFLTVGFSGLSPKAPGTVGSFVSLLLILPLIPFLHVSTIFMLAILITVLAVKQIDIYEDEVGVHDGKEIVIDELAGMWIAISICGITSENMIILAPIAFLYFRLFDIWKPSIIGRIDREVKGGWGVMGDDIVAGIAAGVATAGTYEVLKMFVL, via the coding sequence TTGAATTTAAGAAAATTTTTTTTAACAGTAGGTTTTAGTGGTTTAAGTCCTAAAGCACCAGGAACAGTAGGTTCATTTGTATCATTGCTATTAATATTACCGTTAATACCATTTTTACATGTTTCAACTATTTTTATGCTAGCAATTTTAATAACAGTACTTGCTGTAAAACAAATTGATATCTATGAAGATGAAGTTGGCGTTCACGATGGAAAAGAAATAGTAATAGATGAATTAGCAGGAATGTGGATAGCAATATCAATATGTGGAATAACATCAGAAAATATGATAATCCTAGCACCGATAGCATTTTTATACTTTAGACTATTTGACATCTGGAAACCATCAATTATTGGAAGAATTGATAGAGAAGTAAAAGGTGGATGGGGAGTAATGGGCGATGACATAGTTGCAGGAATAGCAGCAGGAGTTGCAACAGCTGGAACATATGAAGTTTTAAAGATGTTTGTTTTATAA
- a CDS encoding HDOD domain-containing protein, whose product MDSLPPLPSSIIELSDFKKVKNSNPERLIKIIEKDPLMVATILKTANSSLFGFRSKVDTLSRAIYLLGMNFTISIAMSTVIQDTLKSNLCAYAVSTQDFLFASSLATKIVNTWISSIDFDLNNELLIPAFLQEIGKFVISEIIQENKQTEEFLKLINEKKDIAFCEEKFTGYSCARITANILKNWSLGHNIVFSIGFVGNIKNCPEEFIKKVQILEIIKILTDIRAPLNDLAIEKAIAKVIEYGFDLEHFINSIDIIKEEIEKNS is encoded by the coding sequence ATAGATTCTTTACCTCCTTTACCAAGTAGTATTATTGAATTATCAGATTTCAAGAAAGTTAAAAATTCAAATCCTGAAAGATTAATAAAAATCATTGAAAAAGATCCTTTAATGGTTGCAACTATTTTAAAAACTGCAAACTCTTCATTATTCGGATTTAGAAGTAAAGTTGACACATTAAGTAGAGCCATTTATTTACTAGGTATGAATTTTACAATTTCAATAGCAATGAGTACAGTAATTCAAGATACTTTGAAATCAAATCTTTGTGCCTATGCTGTCAGTACTCAAGATTTTTTATTCGCAAGTTCACTTGCAACAAAAATAGTTAATACTTGGATATCAAGTATTGATTTTGATTTAAATAATGAATTATTGATACCTGCATTTTTACAAGAAATAGGTAAGTTCGTTATCTCTGAAATAATACAAGAGAACAAACAAACAGAAGAATTTTTAAAACTCATAAATGAAAAGAAAGATATTGCATTTTGTGAAGAAAAATTTACGGGATATTCTTGTGCAAGAATAACAGCAAATATACTTAAGAATTGGTCATTAGGTCATAATATAGTATTTTCTATTGGATTTGTAGGAAATATAAAAAATTGTCCAGAGGAGTTTATTAAAAAAGTTCAAATTCTTGAAATAATTAAAATACTCACAGATATAAGAGCTCCATTAAATGATTTAGCTATAGAAAAAGCCATTGCAAAAGTAATTGAATACGGCTTTGATTTAGAGCACTTTATAAATTCAATAGATATAATCAAAGAAGAAATTGAAAAAAACTCTTAA
- the carA gene encoding glutamine-hydrolyzing carbamoyl-phosphate synthase small subunit, with protein sequence MQKVWIYLENGTFLEAKSFGASGTSVGEIVFNTSLTGYQEIISDPSYAGQFITFTMPEIGNVGVNANDMESKTCHCKGVLVRNYHNEYSNYRAEGDLDSLLKEHNVLGICDIDTRYLTKMLRDEGSMMMIASTEISSKEELAKQLASSPRIEDINYIEQVSTKEAYVHKFGAWDHQKLAYNKAVMSDKKIVVVDFGVKRNILNELVQSGLEVEVIPSSFKAEDLIARFEKNDIGGIFLSNGPGDPLTLTEEKKEVQKLINANIPMFAICLGHQMLSIAHGFDTYKLKFGQHGGNHPVANPDNIVEITAQNHNYNVPDNIIEIAEITHQNLFDNTIEGVKYKNKDIFSVQHHPEASPGPHESKYIFNEFAKIVK encoded by the coding sequence ATGCAAAAAGTATGGATATATTTAGAAAATGGAACATTTTTAGAAGCAAAATCATTTGGAGCATCAGGTACATCTGTTGGTGAGATAGTTTTTAATACATCATTAACTGGATATCAAGAAATTATTTCAGATCCATCATATGCTGGACAATTTATTACTTTTACGATGCCTGAAATTGGAAATGTTGGAGTAAATGCAAATGATATGGAAAGCAAGACTTGTCACTGTAAAGGTGTATTAGTTAGAAATTATCATAATGAATATTCTAATTATAGAGCTGAGGGTGATTTAGATTCTTTATTAAAAGAACATAATGTTTTAGGTATTTGTGATATTGATACTAGATATTTAACTAAGATGTTAAGAGATGAAGGTTCTATGATGATGATAGCATCAACAGAAATTTCTTCTAAAGAAGAATTAGCTAAACAATTAGCATCAAGTCCAAGAATTGAAGATATTAATTACATTGAACAAGTATCTACAAAAGAAGCTTATGTACATAAATTTGGAGCTTGGGATCATCAAAAATTAGCATACAATAAAGCAGTGATGAGCGATAAAAAAATTGTTGTTGTTGATTTTGGTGTTAAAAGAAATATACTAAATGAATTAGTACAATCAGGTCTTGAGGTTGAAGTAATACCTTCTTCTTTTAAAGCAGAAGATTTAATTGCTAGATTTGAAAAGAATGATATTGGTGGTATTTTTCTTTCAAATGGTCCAGGGGATCCATTAACTCTTACTGAAGAGAAGAAAGAAGTTCAAAAATTAATTAATGCAAATATCCCTATGTTTGCAATTTGTTTAGGACATCAAATGTTATCAATTGCACATGGTTTTGATACATATAAATTAAAATTTGGACAACATGGTGGAAATCATCCAGTTGCTAATCCTGATAATATAGTTGAAATAACTGCTCAAAATCATAATTATAATGTTCCTGATAATATTATAGAAATAGCAGAAATAACACACCAAAATTTATTTGATAATACAATAGAAGGTGTAAAATATAAAAACAAAGATATTTTTTCAGTGCAACATCATCCAGAAGCTAGTCCTGGTCCGCATGAGTCGAAATATATCTTCAACGAATTCGCAAAGATTGTAAAATAA
- a CDS encoding adenylosuccinate synthase: MSKADLIVGIQWGDEGKGKMVDMLAQNYDMVCRSQGGHNAGHTIWVDGVRYALHLIPSGVLNPKAINIIGNGVVLSPKSIIEEMEQFEGLEGRLFISDKAHLNLPYHALIDQAKERLKGDKAIGTTGKGIGPAYAEKISRTGFRVGELLNPSKLTTGILEYFKQNKAIFDVLEISTPNEAQLLEELTNYKEHLEPFIANTTNMVWDAIDSDKKILLEGAQGTLLDIDHGTYPYVTSSSCVSAGACTGLGISPKDIGIVTGIVKAYTTRVGNGPFPSEDFTPEGQKIADIGKEVGVTTGRGRRCGWFDAIAVKHAARLNGCDQLSLMKLDVLDGFPKIKICVAYDLDGKRIDYMPSDLENVKPIYEEFDGWDTLAGARDYDSLPVNAKKYIEKIEEVTSVKVGIVSTSPERADTIIRG; this comes from the coding sequence ATGAGTAAGGCAGATTTAATTGTAGGAATACAATGGGGTGACGAAGGTAAAGGTAAGATGGTTGATATGCTTGCCCAAAATTATGATATGGTTTGTAGAAGTCAAGGTGGTCACAATGCTGGTCACACAATCTGGGTTGATGGAGTACGATATGCTCTACATTTAATTCCTTCTGGAGTTTTAAATCCAAAAGCTATTAATATTATTGGAAATGGAGTTGTTCTATCTCCTAAATCAATTATTGAAGAAATGGAACAATTTGAAGGTTTAGAGGGTAGATTATTTATTTCAGATAAAGCTCACTTAAACTTACCATACCATGCTTTAATAGACCAAGCAAAAGAAAGACTAAAAGGTGATAAAGCTATTGGTACAACTGGAAAAGGAATTGGACCTGCATATGCTGAGAAAATTTCTAGAACTGGTTTTAGAGTAGGGGAATTATTAAATCCTTCAAAATTAACAACTGGAATTTTAGAATATTTCAAACAAAATAAAGCAATTTTTGATGTATTAGAAATTTCTACTCCTAATGAAGCTCAATTATTAGAAGAGTTAACGAATTATAAAGAACATTTAGAGCCATTTATTGCAAATACTACAAATATGGTTTGGGATGCAATTGATTCAGATAAAAAAATTCTTTTAGAAGGTGCACAAGGTACATTACTTGATATTGATCATGGTACTTATCCTTATGTGACTTCTTCATCTTGTGTTAGTGCTGGTGCTTGTACTGGTTTAGGAATTAGTCCAAAAGATATTGGTATTGTAACTGGTATTGTAAAAGCATATACTACAAGAGTTGGAAATGGTCCTTTCCCTTCAGAAGATTTTACTCCTGAAGGTCAAAAAATTGCTGATATTGGTAAAGAAGTTGGAGTTACAACAGGACGTGGAAGAAGATGTGGATGGTTTGATGCAATTGCAGTTAAGCACGCAGCTAGACTTAATGGTTGTGACCAATTATCATTAATGAAATTAGATGTTCTTGATGGATTCCCTAAAATTAAAATATGTGTAGCATATGATTTAGATGGAAAAAGAATTGATTATATGCCATCTGATTTAGAAAATGTTAAACCAATTTATGAAGAATTTGATGGATGGGATACATTAGCAGGTGCTAGAGATTATGATTCACTACCTGTAAATGCAAAAAAATATATAGAAAAAATCGAAGAAGTAACATCTGTAAAAGTAGGAATTGTTTCGACTTCACCAGAGCGAGCTGATACAATTATAAGGGGCTAA
- a CDS encoding bifunctional 2-C-methyl-D-erythritol 4-phosphate cytidylyltransferase/2-C-methyl-D-erythritol 2,4-cyclodiphosphate synthase translates to MLDVTLIVLCAGNSTRFEHKTKKQWLRIDNEPLWLNVSKKLASYANFNKIIITSHKNELNYMKNFSDNFCFVAGGETRQESILNSLQEVETSHVMISDVARSCIPKRVIIELLENRNNADCIVPVLNVSDTVIYEENTINRDDVKLIQTPQLSNTTILKESLDTKIEYTDDSSAIKANNGTIKYIQGSLESKKLTFGDELSSLSCLKAPSNNFFTGTGFDIHQFEDNKEMFLGGIKLPSNYGFKAHSDGDVLIHSVIDALLGASGAGDIGEFFPDTDEQYKGIDSKFLLKTIIEFIYNVGYEIVNIDLTIIAQKPKINPHKNEIKNSIAKLLGIEKQFVNIKATTAEKMGFIGRSEGVAVQSIATLKYYNWTKK, encoded by the coding sequence GTGCTAGATGTGACTTTAATAGTATTGTGTGCTGGGAATTCTACAAGATTCGAGCATAAAACAAAAAAACAATGGTTAAGAATTGATAATGAGCCTTTATGGCTTAATGTTTCTAAAAAACTAGCATCTTATGCAAACTTTAACAAAATAATTATAACTTCTCATAAAAATGAACTCAATTATATGAAAAACTTTTCTGATAATTTCTGCTTTGTAGCTGGTGGAGAGACAAGACAAGAATCAATCTTAAATTCTTTACAAGAAGTAGAAACTTCACATGTTATGATTTCAGATGTTGCAAGATCTTGTATTCCCAAAAGGGTAATTATAGAACTTCTAGAAAATAGAAATAATGCTGATTGCATTGTGCCTGTTTTAAATGTTTCTGATACAGTTATTTATGAAGAAAATACAATAAATAGAGATGATGTAAAATTAATACAAACACCACAACTTTCAAATACTACAATATTAAAAGAATCACTAGATACAAAAATTGAATATACTGATGATAGCTCTGCTATAAAAGCAAATAATGGAACAATTAAATATATCCAAGGAAGTTTAGAAAGCAAAAAACTAACATTTGGTGATGAACTGAGTAGTTTATCTTGTCTAAAAGCTCCTAGTAATAACTTTTTTACAGGAACTGGTTTTGATATACACCAATTTGAAGATAATAAAGAGATGTTTTTAGGTGGAATTAAACTTCCAAGCAACTATGGTTTTAAAGCACATAGCGATGGAGATGTTTTAATTCATTCTGTTATTGATGCACTACTTGGAGCTAGTGGAGCTGGTGATATTGGCGAATTTTTTCCAGATACAGATGAACAATACAAAGGTATTGATTCAAAATTTTTACTAAAAACAATTATTGAATTTATTTATAATGTTGGCTATGAAATAGTAAATATTGATTTAACAATAATTGCACAAAAACCAAAAATAAATCCCCATAAAAATGAAATAAAAAATTCAATTGCTAAGTTATTAGGGATTGAAAAACAGTTTGTAAACATAAAAGCAACAACAGCAGAAAAGATGGGTTTCATTGGTAGATCTGAGGGTGTTGCAGTACAAAGTATAGCTACTTTAAAATATTATAATTGGACAAAAAAATGA
- a CDS encoding ATP phosphoribosyltransferase regulatory subunit — MVFEHEIPKGSRLYFGKSARAKRALENKVCEILEARDFEEIVTPNFSYSQHQSIENQRKLIKFSDEINEQVSLRADSTLDVVRIISKRLGRATDNKKWFYVQPVFSYPSNEEYQIGCEWIGHDNIADIMNLTTDILKALEVEPILQISNINIPKLIASELNIDINILKNGEMASLFKLKCDWLDKLIKVKSIEDLQNIVNIVPTSIKKEVEKLLTRAKEVNYSNMIIAPLYYGSLKYYNGIYYRVISDNLTVCKGGMYSSEGSCSLGFALYTDSLLKILED, encoded by the coding sequence ATGGTATTTGAACATGAAATTCCTAAAGGAAGTAGATTATATTTTGGAAAATCTGCAAGAGCAAAAAGAGCTTTAGAAAATAAAGTATGTGAAATTTTAGAAGCAAGAGATTTTGAAGAAATAGTTACTCCTAATTTTTCATATTCACAGCATCAATCAATTGAAAATCAAAGAAAATTGATTAAATTTTCTGATGAAATAAATGAACAAGTTTCATTAAGAGCTGATTCAACATTAGATGTTGTTAGAATTATCTCAAAAAGATTAGGTCGAGCAACAGATAATAAAAAATGGTTTTATGTTCAACCTGTTTTTTCATATCCTTCTAATGAAGAATATCAAATTGGATGTGAGTGGATTGGACATGATAATATAGCTGATATTATGAACTTAACTACAGATATATTAAAAGCATTAGAGGTTGAGCCAATTTTACAAATATCAAATATCAATATTCCAAAGCTAATAGCAAGTGAACTAAATATTGATATTAATATATTGAAAAATGGTGAAATGGCATCGTTATTTAAACTTAAATGTGATTGGTTAGATAAATTAATAAAAGTTAAGAGCATTGAAGACTTACAGAATATTGTTAATATAGTTCCAACTTCTATTAAAAAAGAAGTAGAAAAGTTATTAACTAGAGCTAAAGAAGTTAACTATTCGAATATGATTATTGCACCATTATATTATGGTTCATTAAAATACTATAATGGTATTTATTATAGAGTAATTAGTGATAATTTAACAGTGTGTAAAGGTGGTATGTATTCAAGTGAGGGTTCATGTTCATTAGGTTTTGCACTTTATACAGATAGTTTATTAAAAATTTTAGAGGATTAA
- a CDS encoding response regulator, whose protein sequence is MNILIIENEIYLAQKVVSRLLDDGHSCDYIESPNIDNLSKDYDIVLLSTSLPSALCKNIIKKYNNNAIILLLVSYISDETVTNPIKDGAKDYIMKPFIMDELVRKIYHYKECRSIRRELQTLREYVDFMMEDIDTSPVLLPPSFPSLIESNSQKCADKLVFELSRKLDKPITFISLGSSSWQKKLNAIDKKCIIYLTDYHSLKRSAKENLIKLIEEKDCIISSLETEDDFPYRKVEFNDGNLLMSNTNIMTINDYVKLMVLSYQSKYPDTELSKKLGISRKSLWEKRKKLGIEKKK, encoded by the coding sequence ATGAATATACTAATAATAGAAAATGAAATTTACTTAGCACAAAAAGTAGTTTCAAGATTACTTGATGATGGACATAGTTGTGATTATATTGAATCACCTAATATTGATAATCTTTCAAAAGATTATGATATCGTTTTATTATCCACTTCTTTACCTTCTGCTTTATGTAAAAATATAATTAAAAAATATAATAATAATGCAATTATTCTTTTACTAGTTTCATATATATCAGATGAAACTGTTACTAATCCAATTAAAGATGGTGCTAAAGATTATATTATGAAACCATTTATTATGGATGAACTTGTACGAAAAATTTATCATTACAAAGAGTGTCGATCAATTAGAAGAGAACTTCAAACATTAAGAGAATATGTTGATTTTATGATGGAAGATATTGATACATCACCTGTTCTTTTACCTCCATCATTCCCATCATTAATAGAATCAAATTCACAAAAATGTGCTGATAAATTAGTATTTGAATTATCAAGAAAATTAGATAAACCTATCACTTTTATTTCTCTAGGTTCTTCTTCTTGGCAAAAAAAATTAAATGCAATTGATAAAAAATGTATTATATATCTAACAGATTATCATTCATTAAAAAGAAGTGCAAAAGAAAACTTAATAAAATTAATAGAAGAAAAAGATTGTATTATTTCTTCCTTAGAAACAGAAGATGATTTTCCATACAGAAAAGTAGAGTTTAATGATGGAAACTTGCTAATGAGTAATACCAATATTATGACAATAAATGATTATGTAAAACTAATGGTTTTATCATATCAATCAAAATACCCAGATACTGAACTTTCTAAAAAATTAGGGATTTCTAGAAAATCTCTTTGGGAAAAAAGAAAAAAACTTGGTATTGAAAAGAAAAAATAA